TCAGAATAATATCTGACAGTTTTTTACACCCCTACAATcaacattaatttatttcatcattCAGTCCTATAAAATATGcaatttaaacataaatacacCAGTTTTCAATGTTGTATTTCTTACTTTTACTGAGTTCCAAGGTACAAACTGATGATGGTGCAGTAGCTCCTTCCTCAGGAAAACTGGAACTAGTTTGGCCCTCTCCTGGGGAAATCCTAGAACCACTGTCAGACTCTGACCtaaaatgcataaaaaaaaaacagtaacaaaagatGAGAGAAATACATATAGAAATCATCTTAACCCATTTACTAATTGTCCTATTCATAAGACTCACAAAagatttttctaatttcttttgctaaataacaaaatgtatatatactagTCTGTTTAATTCACTGATGGATCCTCTATCTAATTTTCACTTTCTTTAAGAATGAAAAACATTCTGCTTGGTTTGTTTCTATGCAAACTATACATGTCAAATGATATTTATCACTAGCATCATTTTTAATCTCCTATCAGTTAAATATACATCAACAAAAAAAAAGCAGTGACAAAAAATATTACACCAGCTTAACAGTTATTTGAAGGACAAAGTGTACGTATTTATAACATCTTTATGGTCTAATTTGCTTACATTGTAAATTTACTGGTGAAGTTAGTTCTGAAGAGGAAATATCTACTTACACTCATGTGGTATGAATTAACTAAAGATGATTCTTCAAAAAAACCTGgcactaaaacaaaaacataattatgaaAAAGAATATAACAACATCACTGAACGTTAATAAcctaaactaaattattatatataattattctgaACATTAGAgttaacataattataaaacttaatgtcatttaaatagctttagaaataaataatttgatgcaacaataaaaaaataaaaaaagcaaaaaaataaaataaatatacactaagCTTCAAACCCACTGTTTAAAACCCAGATCCAGTGTGGTGTTTTGTGTTGATACATGTACAATGGTACTTTAACTGGGGAGCTTTGGAAAATGGGTgttgttatttacatatatactgttttaaaagaaatttctcATTAGTACCAGACTACTATAATATACCatgtcatttaaaaattaatgattattaTTAATGGTGAAACCCAGCAGAACACCAGAGCTATATTAATCAAATTGGAAAGATCACCAGTTTTTGACCCAAATGTGTTTTAGTCATAGCTATACCTTAAACATGGGATACTAATAATCTTTCTAATCAGCACTTCAAAGTTAtgcaaattaaaaataagaatgatACATACCACCCACATACATGAACTGCATGTTGGTCTTTAAGGCCACGGGGAAGGAGGCAGCCTTGTTCTGGAAAAGAATCCGAGTGCAATCGAGGTCGATAGCCAGGGGTGCGAAATTTTGATCCTCCTGAGGAATGGGAAGATGAGGTTGAAGTTGTGGATAGCCCTCTTCTAAAAAATCCAAACCCACAGCTAGGACTACGAGTCAAGCATGTAATTTCTGGAGTTGGATCACTTATGGACATCTGTCGTCTCTTCTTGCGAGTTCCACGTTCAATGAGGCTTTGACTCCCAAATTTGGTTTTGGATAGAGATTGGACCTTTTTCTTTCTTACCTCAGGAAGAGTTTTGGGTATAATTCTTGGCTCATGTTTCTCAATAGAAGCAGAGTTACTTGTCCTAGAACTCGAACTCTTTACATATGCCACATCTTTTGTACCATTATCCATCAGAGACAAATTGGCCAATGTCAGAGCTATATCATCTTCAGCAGCTTTTCTATTCTCAACAGTTTGATCACTCTCTGATGGAGGTGTCCTTGCTTTAGCCATCTCAGTGGGATGTCTGTACTGAAGAACTTTTCCACCTTAAAGTTgtttgtaagtctgcagatggTACCTGAGAAGTCTAGAAAGATTGTTACCAAGAGAAAGATgtcttaaataaatatgttttacaataacTAAACCACTTGcacattaacatattttatgaCCTACAGACAACCCAttcttattaacaaataaaagtttcatcctaaatcaataaaagataaataaaaacacatacatcATAGTTAACTTTAATCAAACATCATCAGAGAAACAATCTCTTGATCCTTTCTTAGGTCAAAACCAGCTTACGAACTTAACTTTTAAGCAGTTGGCTCAATGAATTAAGTTATCTAGttagacaaaaaaacaaaaccagacTGCATTACTGAGGTGTAAatcattttgaatttatatatgaagtttatgatcaaccacacacacatacacacaaaactgaaaatgtttaagaTGAACATAAGTGTGTAATAAGCTATTGATTAACCTCCAGTGCCAGCATATTGTCTAATAAAGTAGTCCACTACAAACCAACTTCAACATGTGCATGTACAGTACACATACTAGTATAGATTAGTACGTGGTATGCTATCTTGGTAACACCTAATTCCTATACACTTTTTAATAAACTCACCTgctatattattacatttatgaacatatgttctttaaaataaaagaaatcatataAACAAAGATGTGTTGATAAACCGATACTTAAAGAATTGATATTCTGAGCTTTTGTTTCATGAAAAGTTCTTCACAAGCAAGAAATCCTATTTCCACACAAGTTTTATCAATTATTTGGAAGAATAGCCATGGggatttaaacttttttattagcACTGTGCTAAATTTAGCAcacttaaaaaattacataagtgATGGTTAAAAGCTGTCTAACTTGTATGACATATTTCATATGGTCTccaatcataaataaatactgaaaatatttatatgtgcCTAAGAAGACCAAAAAGCCAAATTGTATATTTGTAAGATAATTCAAGATTATTAACAAAATTTCCTTGTAAATGGTCAATGTGCACTTGAAAGTCAATTTTGAGAAATTGTAAACATGTGATTACAATATAAAATGCAAGTTGGTTTAGAGCAGATAACTGCTCAATGAGTTAGCAAGATGTTAGTTAATTAGCTAGTTAACATTAATTTTCACTCATTTAGAAACAACTTCAacattatcacacacacacatctggaACTAACATTACTCATCCTGTAGCTAAATACAATACACACATCCTTGTTAAAACCATTCAGAAAACTTCTTTTAATGTGATAGGGGGCAAATAGATGCTAAAAGTAAACCTAAAAATTAATTCCAATTCTAAAAAGGTAATTATTTCACTTGGGACTATGTACATACAGCATTGGTTTCTTATATAACAAAGAATATTGACTTACTTAAAAGAGTTCAGAGGATAGCTACTGAAATGACTTTGGAAACAGAAGTTATCTTGTTGGAATAGGTTATGATCGGTAAGTTTCTCTTGAAGAAAAGGTAACACGATCATACTGAAGCTTAAAACATTATCTGGTAGCTTGATAGAATAAAATCCCCTACTTGGTTTTGTCAAATTATGGAAATGTCACATGAGTGAATTTGAGAAAGGCTCCAGAGAagacaatattatttttctaagtgGTGATTAGTTTAAGAGGAGAATTACTGAATTCTTGTTAGACAAGAGgttgattttatttctaatattttatatttaatctctCAGAGATGGATGTTCAGTAAAATCTTTAAAGTATCATGCTTATATACTCTGTTATAATTACATGTATTATGAGCTTCATACTGTATTATATCATTTGAATATTTATCAAGCCTTTACTGTATCCACCACACCTAAAGGCAATCCATTTCAAGTGTCAAATCTCCCTGTGAAAAATAAAGGCGTTTTATCAGCGTCTCTTGCATCTATTATCATCAAGTGTTAAAAATAGACAGTGCaccaacattatcaattccccTAACATTCTTAAACACTTAAAACAGATTTtatctaactcttctttttacaAAAGAAAGTTTCTTGTTATCAAATTCATGACAACCACCAAAGtaaagagcccaagactgaacacaatactccaaagaTGGCCTAACCAAGACCCTATACAATGAATCTATAACCTCTTTGAACTTGTATCTATtacttctgtagatacaaccttaaaataaaatcctatttgctctgcAACTAGCAACATTACATTGTTTCAGACCAATAAGCTACAACACCAAGTTAGTTTTCTTTGTTAAGGTTACTCCTACTAAAATCACACCTAGAGTTACAAAATCTTGTAGATTTTGGTTAAGGATGTTTTGTTTAGGTTATACTTCCTTATCTTTCATCAGAAGGTAAAACAATTAATAGTATATTTTCACTTTCACAGTATTATTAattctgttgtttgtttatagttgcACAGAAACCTAtgcaagggttatctgtgcttaaCCCACCATGGGTTTTGAAATCCATtttctagcattgcaagtccaGAAACATGCCACTCTCAGgcttgttattaataatacatattaataataaaatatctatctTCATTTTTTGACAGTGTTATCCTACAAGTTTAGCATAGGctagttttaatttaaacatcTACATCAGAAGATGGGAGTTTGATATGGTGTGATATGCACGTCTTAATTATTAGAAAGCTTAGAAAATGAACAACATAAGATGCACCTTGAACGAGAGCAGATAATTACTCATTGATTAGCAAGATGTTAATTAGTCAGCCACTTAATTTTCACTCATTTTGAAATTATTGGACAAAGAAACAGAGACACAAGAAAGTGCTTCATACACCTGGAAAGTTAACAACtaagtaaaactgttgtattattATCTCCTGTGAACTTAAGCCTGTGAGAGAACATTAGTTATTGTAACTCacagttgaagaaataaaacaattttgttactAACGAGTTGGGCATTGCATTATCTATGTTACTGATAAGCTAAAAACAAATACACCAACAATAACACCATTACAATACTGACATCAAGAGTGGGATTAATTTTGGAAGAAAATAAACTAGAATACAGGCTCTACTTTATGAACTACACATTCTGAAATTCTATTTCTGTAtcttataattttcaaaacttgtatCATTTTATGTATACTCATGAATTATAATCACAAGCTCATTCATCAGAAAAATTCTGAGGAATAAACTTATTAGTGCAAGAAAACATCAGGTAATTAATATGTTTTTCTACATGAATGAAcataattcataaacaaaaaagttAGTGTAGTTTCCATACAATGAGGTTCTAGGAACTGATTACCTACATTTCTATTGTTGTGTTTAACCATCTAATACAAGTCTCCATACAGATATGCTACCACCAatgcaaaaaagtaaaatcacAAACTCTAATAAAGACAATTGTAACACCTACTGAAACATGTATTCTCAAAACTTGAAGTATTAGACATGGAATTGTGATCTTAGATCACCTACTGCTAACTAGACAACAGATTAATACTGATcttcattgtaaatattaaaaagtgaGAAATCTTTCATAAGTAGAGATGATATGTGAAATCAAAGCTCTTTCTTTTTCAGAATGGTATGATCctgaagaaaaactttaaaaaattaactgttcAAGCAAAGTAATTTTCTTCAGAAGAATATTCATCATCTGCATGAATTATCAGTTGAAGAACATGAAACCAGTTTCTTAGTATACATACAGCCCAGTATAACATCTGTAGTATATCCAATTATTCAAGCTTATGATTAGCCTAACAGAATAATTCTCCATAAACTAAACCTATTGGACAATCCCCAAATTTATATGCATAAAGAacgtaatttaatttaaaactttttcaaaacATATCAACAACCTAAAAGCCATAAATAAATTAACTATCTTTTGAGGATCCACAATAGGAATCACACAGTGATGgaatttattatatgtattttaaactgCTTTTTCACTTAAACAATAATCCAATATTTCTGTAGGAATGATGatactaaaaattaattattgtgtattatttagCCAGATAAGATATCAagataaacaaaagataaatacATAGCCCAATATAAATTTCCATTCACTACTTCTCTCCAAGTTATTGCACTGTCATTGTATTTCAACCCTTGTTTGGCTCAGGTAAGACTATTTGAACAATTTATGACTATTCTGTAACAGATATcaggaacataaaaaaacacGTGTTTACACTATAGTGACAGTATAAACTTTAAATGAtagcaatgaaataaaattttagacGTTTTCACTATCATTGCTGAGAActatgttaatataaacataagttCTGTTGTTCATAATAAAGATAAAGAGATAATTTCAATTCAACTATCAGTAATAATACGAGAAACTAAACttcaaactgtatttttaaaacctCTATATCCTAAAAGACCACTTGAAAGTAAAAACGTTCATTAAATATCAAACGTTCCAAACAAAAAGTACCGAAAGATTGTAGATGTTAAATTTGTCGTATAAAAGATACCTAATAATACATTCTTTATCTATTAATACGCTTTcccatataaatattattttatttatttagataatgGATGATTGCAACACACGCACTCTTTCTCTCTATGGCTAAGTCAATGAGTACATGTGACACCCTTTTACCGAATtccattaaaaatgtaataaaactatcgTATTTCCAATTTAAAAGAATAACATTTTCATGCATCAGTTAACACGTAATTATAATAAAGGAAGCAAGGCCTCTATTTAGAACATCTCTGTATCTTTAGCACATACTAAATCAATGTAATCCAATGTAAACTATTACATCTACCATTGAAAGCTTCCCCAATCTTATAACTGATATATCTGCAggtattttacacattttattttctaatggaATCCTTTCTTTGCAAATGAATAAAACTTACTTCAAAGAATATATACATGATCATATAATCAGCTTGGACCTTTTCaccatttcaaaaaaaaaaaaaagatttaattttggtaaaaatattaattcccACACCACCTTTCCCGAGATTCagataaatatttaacacatCATACCTTCGTTTAGTACCCTTAAAGAAGTTCCCCAGTGGCAATTATGGTTgtcaatttaaaatgaataaattatattattcaaaacaaagataTAGGTTTtcttatacaaattataatttactaCTTACCTATGCATTTCACACGCTAAAAAAGCATAGTCTTCAAACAGTAAATCTAATTTCAGAAAACTAGATCAATTTACAGTCTTTCTTTGCTCTGTACTTGTTGTTGAagtaacaaagtaagtattattttaaatttgatttctcaataaacagtttattttggaTATAGAGTATTTCAGATAAAtgtaatgaatttataaaatgattctttacGATGTAAGTATAACGAATTTATGTAGTTTTCATCATTAAGAGATAAAACCAATTTTTCAATCCTCATTTACGTCAGAGACTTGAAACactatattgtatttgttttttttttttttttggaatttcgcacaaagctactcgagggctatctgtgttagccgtccctaatttagcagtgtaagactagagggaaggcagctagtcatcaccacccaccgccaactcttgggctactcttttaccaacgaatagtgggattgaccgtaatattataacgcccccacggctgaaagggagaacatgtttggcgcgaaagggatgcgaaccctcgaccctcagattacgagtcgcacgccttacgcgctcggccatgccaggcctcattaTATTGTAATCAGTATTACACAAATTTGAAGTTAAACGTCAAGTAATCAACCAAAGATGTACCTTGATTTTTAacacttttgaaaataaacattagtcACAGTGAAATGCAACGTTACGTTCCCCATCATTACAttcttaacatattttatatcactatattcTAAATTCATCTATGTCGATCATTTTAAAAGGCATGACTAAATTCGGATTTTGTAATAGGATCTTTGTATAACAGCATTTTCTAACCGCTGCGGTAGGTGAAGAGAAGAGTATGAAAGAGAAAAAATGTGATCAGAGGAACTAGCTGAAGTCACCACCATAGGATCATTCTCTTTTGGAGAAGGTTTATCACAACATTGTGGTGGCAAGAATTGTAAACTGAAAATAGTCTCTACTGTAGACACTGGCGGGCGAAATGTGGGCCCTCACAAtagatacttaacagttttaCGAGGGTTGTAACGTAAGCATATTTTATAGTGCAATGGTTGAGGAGAAGGATATTGACAAGATTAAACCTGATGGCGATGGCGAAAAATACAAACTTCTTGTTCAAGAAGATGGTCAGTGATGTCACTGCTTTTAAACAGAACATGAATCATATAGGCTGGACCTTGAACATGTTTAATTCTGATTGCACGATGAGTTTATAGCTTATTTTTCAGGAATTCCGGGATAACGTCTTCTTCACTGATGACGGAATCCACCTAAAGGACAACATACGAAAaggaaaggtttggtttgttttgaatttcgtgcagtactagctgtccctaatatagcactgtaagactagagggaaaacagctagtcatcaccacccgccaccaacttttgggctactctttaaccaaagaatagtaggattgatcgtcatgttataacgcccccacggctgaaagggcgagcatgtttagcgcgaccctcggattacgagtcgagtgccttaaccatctggtcatgctgggaCCGAAAAGGAAAGAGGTCGTGTAGGTGATGGTTGTTGTTTGATAGGGAGTTAAGTTGGGTGGTGGTTGGATTTATGTTCATCAGGCCCATTTGACAGCAAATGATGCCATAGAGACGAGTATTCAAACTTTGGATAGTGACTCCATTATATGAAGGGATAAATGTATGTACGTGCATCAGTTATGAGGCAATATTTAGCAAGTTCTTGGCGCAATGCTGTGTAAAACCAACGTTCCATTTGGAAAAAGAGAAACACGAAAAATGATAAAGTTCTCCAAATGAGAATATATCTGAGAACAAACTGGTGTTGAAGGCAAATCGGCTGAAATGGTAGACGTAGTGGTGACAGAAACATTAGCAGATATTGGTGAAACTGCAAGCGTAGAAGACAAAGACATACTGAGTCTATCAGCATTGAGGAGGAAAGAAGATTGCGAGAGTTTAGGGCGACTACTAGGCGAAAGGATAGCAACCTCAGACAACTTTGGGAGTTTCACCACAGGGAGAAGTCCACAGTACATGGAAATAAATACAGCACAATCAACAAACGAAgttacaaaaatacaagaaaaatgaaacaatcGAAACTCACCAAAAATGGTCAGTAGAAAACATAACAATACCACATACAATCCTGAAGAGAGCCCAAAATCCATACCATGAAATAAGATAACATTAAAATGCGTATAACGTTAGAGGATATATGCTACATGCATATGCTTTAACATCTTTTTACTCACCTTGTAATCCCATGTTTAATAAAGAATTTCTAGAGCATGCGGAATTTATACTACAagtatattattgtaaattattagccgatcaaaatatttaatacactgAGAAATGCGTGTAAAGATTTCAGATAATTTCAAAATTCGTTATCAATGTCACAGAATAACTcattttgagaatgattcttatAATTGCttacgtaaaataaaatatatttacagttatttCATCTAACTTACATACAATCTTGTATTCAGTCTTTGCTTGAATTTCTTTACctatgttaaattttctttcagtgtaatttGATTCTGTAGGGGTTTTAAAAGgataaataaatcagaaaaatcATGCCATCCATTTCACCCTAGAGATTCCATGTACCCACAAATCAAACTATTtatctttgtctttttttttttttttgacaaatcacaccttgttattttattatgacAATCACTATATTATTCAGTATGTTGGATAACATACTGGATCAAGTATTTCTTTATAAGATATATCCACCATTTTGTCATCTGCTATAAAGTTACAACGTTCGTTTTTGAAGATCATTTTTTGAATTTGAAGTATGTTCTGAAAATTTTGGTGCCCATTTGATCTAAATTACAAGCTAAAGTGgtgttaattaattagaaataattaaaacaagtcGAACTCTATCAATACTTTATACCTGAGCATGTGAAGATCTGGAAAATCAAGGAACAGAAAGTTAGAGGAAAATATAACCATCTTGATAGTATCGTGTAGAACTGCTATTGTTAAAGGTTAACCTAAAGATGTTGAGactgaaattaaattatattacaaattaccaaattaatttatatttttaatgtttcagcaTTGCTTCaccaaatatatttacttttatcatttctgtttttgtagctggctttaatgactaaaatatgtagtagaacgtgtataaaactttacagacaaataaaagaaactaactcaactctacttttcagatcattaatcaaataaatctttatgaagatggatgtatctGAGGAGCACGTGAGGCATATAATGATGTATAAGTTTATAAAAGGCAATAATGGAGAAGaaactatataaaacatttaaggtGCTTATGGTgtgaagtctctcaatgaaagaaaatgtcaaaggtggtttcagaagttcagatcaggtgactacagcttaagtgatgcgccacgttcagatcgtcctgttgagttcaatgatgacttgctgctggctgcacttgtgctgtaacagttgaaaaactagcacagaagcttaattcaacccctttaacagttcaccgtcatctgcaacagcttggaaaggtgtcaaaacttagaaaatgtgTCCTCCTTGACTTGATAGAAGCAAACGTTAAAGCacgagtggacatttgcacttcactctcgtgaacgtaactcacttattttggacaggttagtgaccggagatgaaaaatggatattttataaaaatgttaagcgccgcagacaatgacTCAGTGCAGGTGAACTGGTTAAAGCACAACACAAAATGGATTTCCACCCTAGGAAAGtgttgttaagcgtttggtgggatattgttggtatgatctactttgagttgttgccacacagtgtaacgattacatcagacttctattgtcagcGGTTAGAGCACtcgaatgttgcactgaaagaaaagagacctgctttgatcagtcgtaaaggtgttgtgtcacaccaggataatgcacggtaccatacagcaagaatcacatctgcaaagattgaagagctagattaGAAAAAACTCCCACATCCTTcgtattctccagaccttgccccatatgattatcatctattccgaagtttgcagaactatcttgacgGGAAAGAGCTTAGAACACattaaaatgtcaaaactaccatctctacattcttttcctcaaACAACCATGAATTTTAGAGAAGTAacatttagaagcttgtgaatcattggaaggaaataattaataataatggaacatacattattgattaaataacattaaaagcgtttgaaatcattTATCTTTTTCACTTATCTTAAATGTTTTAGGTTACAATATAGATATAACAGGGAactaattgttttttaatttaaacattgaaTAATTATAAACGGCCTGGTATATTGTAGAAATAACATAGTtaagatttaattatttattgtaagttaACGATGTGTTACTAAAAGTAAGAGGCCTCCCCACACGTATaagcaacataaaaatatttagtttgatcaaaaagtaaaacatagaaCTTTTAAAACAACCCTTGATTTAATATCACATATGACAAGCAACCCAAAACAATGTGCCTAGAAATTGGACCAGAATAATATACACAATCCTATCCAATAAAGAAAATCTACTTGATGTAGAAGGTCCATAACAGAAATAACGAATAATCCAGGGATAAAAATATTatctctgagaaaaaaaaaagggtaaatgtttattctgtcgaagtttacaaaattatatctGGATCGATG
This genomic window from Tachypleus tridentatus isolate NWPU-2018 chromosome 10, ASM421037v1, whole genome shotgun sequence contains:
- the LOC143230595 gene encoding uncharacterized protein LOC143230595 isoform X8, translated to MAKARTPPSESDQTVENRKAAEDDIALTLANLSLMDNGTKDVAYVKSSSSRTSNSASIEKHEPRIIPKTLPEVRKKKVQSLSKTKFGSQSLIERGTRKKRRQMSISDPTPEITCLTRSPSCGFGFFRRGLSTTSTSSSHSSGGSKFRTPGYRPRLHSDSFPEQGCLLPRGLKDQHAVHVCGWSESDSGSRISPGEGQTSSSFPEEGATAPSSVCTLELSKKSDKKTPKWQKNSKFEVFVPLCDVQQSLKKGEVIEGLLKVNPSNYKDSFISAPEDLMDISIGNISNELHHFTMWQFVQWSIKLASCC
- the LOC143230595 gene encoding uncharacterized protein LOC143230595 isoform X7; the protein is MAKARTPPSESDQTVENRKAAEDDIALTLANLSLMDNGTKDVAYVKSSSSRTSNSASIEKHEPRIIPKTLPEVRKKKVQSLSKTKFGSQSLIERGTRKKRRQMSISDPTPEITCLTRSPSCGFGFFRRGLSTTSTSSSHSSGGSKFRTPGYRPRLHSDSFPEQGCLLPRGLKDQHAVHVCGWSESDSGSRISPGEGQTSSSFPEEGATAPSSVCTLELSKKSDKKTPKWQKNSKFEVFVPLCDVQQSLKKGEVIEGLLKVNPSNYKDSFISAPEDLMDISIGNISNELHHFTMWQFVQWSIKLASKKN
- the LOC143230595 gene encoding uncharacterized protein LOC143230595 isoform X4, which produces MAKARTPPSESDQTVENRKAAEDDIALTLANLSLMDNGTKDVAYVKSSSSRTSNSASIEKHEPRIIPKTLPEVRKKKVQSLSKTKFGSQSLIERGTRKKRRQMSISDPTPEITCLTRSPSCGFGFFRRGLSTTSTSSSHSSGGSKFRTPGYRPRLHSDSFPEQGCLLPRGLKDQHAVHVCGWSESDSGSRISPGEGQTSSSFPEEGATAPSSVCTLELSKKSDKKTPKWQKNSKFEVFVPLCDVQQSLKKGEVIEGLLKVNPSNYKDSFISAPEDLMDISIGNISNELHHFTMWQFVQWSIKLASHESNRTTA
- the LOC143230595 gene encoding uncharacterized protein LOC143230595 isoform X1 — encoded protein: MAKARTPPSESDQTVENRKAAEDDIALTLANLSLMDNGTKDVAYVKSSSSRTSNSASIEKHEPRIIPKTLPEVRKKKVQSLSKTKFGSQSLIERGTRKKRRQMSISDPTPEITCLTRSPSCGFGFFRRGLSTTSTSSSHSSGGSKFRTPGYRPRLHSDSFPEQGCLLPRGLKDQHAVHVCGWSESDSGSRISPGEGQTSSSFPEEGATAPSSVCTLELSKKSDKKTPKWQKNSKFEVFVPLCDVQQSLKKGEVIEGLLKVNPSNYKDSFISAPVILDLMDISIGNISNELHHFTMWQFVQWSIKLARDLQVEIIELMSFLGN
- the LOC143230595 gene encoding uncharacterized protein LOC143230595 isoform X2; this encodes MAKARTPPSESDQTVENRKAAEDDIALTLANLSLMDNGTKDVAYVKSSSSRTSNSASIEKHEPRIIPKTLPEVRKKKVQSLSKTKFGSQSLIERGTRKKRRQMSISDPTPEITCLTRSPSCGFGFFRRGLSTTSTSSSHSSGGSKFRTPGYRPRLHSDSFPEQGCLLPRGLKDQHAVHVCGWSESDSGSRISPGEGQTSSSFPEEGATAPSSVCTLELSKKSDKKTPKWQKNSKFEVFVPLCDVQQSLKKGEVIEGLLKVNPSNYKDSFISAPEDLMDISIGNISNELHHFTMWQFVQWSIKLARDLQVEIIELMSFLGN
- the LOC143230595 gene encoding uncharacterized protein LOC143230595 isoform X11, coding for MAKARTPPSESDQTVENRKAAEDDIALTLANLSLMDNGTKDVAYVKSSSSRTSNSASIEKHEPRIIPKTLPEVRKKKVQSLSKTKFGSQSLIERGTRKKRRQMSISDPTPEITCLTRSPSCGFGFFRRGLSTTSTSSSHSSGGSKFRTPGYRPRLHSDSFPEQGCLLPRGLKDQHAVHVCGWSESDSGSRISPGEGQTSSSFPEEGATAPSSVCTLELSKKSDKKTPKWQKNSKFEVFVPLCDVQQSLKKGEVIEEDLMDISIGNISNELHHFTMWQFVQWSIKLASKKN
- the LOC143230595 gene encoding uncharacterized protein LOC143230595 isoform X6; the protein is MAKARTPPSESDQTVENRKAAEDDIALTLANLSLMDNGTKDVAYVKSSSSRTSNSASIEKHEPRIIPKTLPEVRKKKVQSLSKTKFGSQSLIERGTRKKRRQMSISDPTPEITCLTRSPSCGFGFFRRGLSTTSTSSSHSSGGSKFRTPGYRPRLHSDSFPEQGCLLPRGLKDQHAVHVCGWSESDSGSRISPGEGQTSSSFPEEGATAPSSVCTLELSKKSDKKTPKWQKNSKFEVFVPLCDVQQSLKKGEVIEGLLKVNPSNYKDSFISAPVILDLMDISIGNISNELHHFTMWQFVQWSIKLASCC
- the LOC143230595 gene encoding uncharacterized protein LOC143230595 isoform X3 — its product is MAKARTPPSESDQTVENRKAAEDDIALTLANLSLMDNGTKDVAYVKSSSSRTSNSASIEKHEPRIIPKTLPEVRKKKVQSLSKTKFGSQSLIERGTRKKRRQMSISDPTPEITCLTRSPSCGFGFFRRGLSTTSTSSSHSSGGSKFRTPGYRPRLHSDSFPEQGCLLPRGLKDQHAVHVCGWSESDSGSRISPGEGQTSSSFPEEGATAPSSVCTLELSKKSDKKTPKWQKNSKFEVFVPLCDVQQSLKKGEVIEGLLKVNPSNYKDSFISAPVILDLMDISIGNISNELHHFTMWQFVQWSIKLASHESNRTTA
- the LOC143230595 gene encoding uncharacterized protein LOC143230595 isoform X10, producing the protein MAKARTPPSESDQTVENRKAAEDDIALTLANLSLMDNGTKDVAYVKSSSSRTSNSASIEKHEPRIIPKTLPEVRKKKVQSLSKTKFGSQSLIERGTRKKRRQMSISDPTPEITCLTRSPSCGFGFFRRGLSTTSTSSSHSSGGSKFRTPGYRPRLHSDSFPEQGCLLPRGLKDQHAVHVCGWSESDSGSRISPGEGQTSSSFPEEGATAPSSVCTLELSKKSDKKTPKWQKNSKFEVFVPLCDVQQSLKKGEVIEEDLMDISIGNISNELHHFTMWQFVQWSIKLASHESNRTTA
- the LOC143230595 gene encoding uncharacterized protein LOC143230595 isoform X9: MAKARTPPSESDQTVENRKAAEDDIALTLANLSLMDNGTKDVAYVKSSSSRTSNSASIEKHEPRIIPKTLPEVRKKKVQSLSKTKFGSQSLIERGTRKKRRQMSISDPTPEITCLTRSPSCGFGFFRRGLSTTSTSSSHSSGGSKFRTPGYRPRLHSDSFPEQGCLLPRGLKDQHAVHVCGWSESDSGSRISPGEGQTSSSFPEEGATAPSSVCTLELSKKSDKKTPKWQKNSKFEVFVPLCDVQQSLKKGEVIEEDLMDISIGNISNELHHFTMWQFVQWSIKLARDLQVEIIELMSFLGN